In Chelmon rostratus isolate fCheRos1 chromosome 21, fCheRos1.pri, whole genome shotgun sequence, the genomic window TAAGGTCAGACAGAGGTCAACATAAGGTCAGACAGAGGTCAACTGTATGTCAGGCAGAGGTGAACATAAGGACAGGCAGAGGTCAACTGGATGTCAGGCAGAGGTCAACTGTATGTCAGGCAGAGGTCAACATAAGGTCAGACAGAGGTCAACATAAGGTCAGACAGAGGTCAACTGTATGTCAGGCAGAGGTCAACATAAGGTCAGACAGAGGTCAACTGGATGTCAGACAGAGGTCAACTGGATGTCAGGCAGAGGTCAACATAAGGTCAGGCAGAGGTCAACATAAGGACAGGCAGAGGTCAACATAAGGTCAGGCAGAGGTCAACATAAGGACAGGCAGAGGTAGTCAATAAGTTGAAGTAAGTCAATAAGTAAGTTTGAATCAAACAGCACACGCTACCTTGACCAGCGTGTATCTATTGAAGACTCCTCCAGCATGGCCGCCGTCCCGGTGCTCCCTGATGGTACTCTGCATCTgattaacaaaaacaatgttttcattgGTTAAATCTGAGGGTCATGTGATAAaccacaagaagaagaaagcaggaCAACCACTCAAACTCTGACATTCATTTTGCTGAGGAATATCATTGtcttcattattttaatcaCCATCATAGCATTGATTGGTGGTCCCACTATAGTTTTGTAGGCTGCCTTGCCAGTAAAAACAACTGCAGTTTGGAGTGACATTAAAACTAACCAGTCACAATCTCCCAGTAATACAGTGACGACTTCCGCCAGGTAGAAGTCCTGAGGTGGCTACTCCACCTGGAGCAAAGCGGACATTGTTGCCAGCTTGTTGGTTTTTGCAACCAAACTTCAACAAATAATTTCAAGAGGTGCAAAATGGAAGAGATTTTTCAAAGCAAACTAGTGAGTCAGTTTTTATGTATTAAACCACTGCAGAACACAACTGCCTCGATGTAAACAGTACAACTAAATCTCTACCAGCTGATAAATCTCTGTCTTCTCACATAAACATCAACGTTCTGCTCCAACGACACGGCCTcagcacgacacacacacaaaaatcacacacaaaatgtagttttgattcttcttgttttcattcttcttcttcttcttctattatCTGTAGGAATAGTAAACATAAACCtgtacctcctcctccaccgaCTGGAACTCTTTGTCATCGGCTGAGAGGTCGATCAAGATCGTTCCGCTGTTGGCTGTATTTAACGTCAGGTAGGGGTTCAgacctggcacacacacacacacacacacacacacacacgcacacacacacacacacaaatcaagaCTATATCACATATTGCGTTCCAAATCTTTTCTGGCATTTGATGAAAAAAATTCCATGATTAATATAtagtgtgtttaagtgtgtgcgttgtgtgtttgagagcgtgtctttaggtgtgtgtgtgtgtgtgtggtgtgtttgagaGCGTGtctttaggtgtgtgtgtgtgtgtgtgtgtgtgtggtgtgtttgagaGCGTGtctttaggtgtgtgtgtttgtgtgtgtggtgtgtttgacagtgtgtcctcaggtgtgtgtggtgtgtttgacagtgtgtctttaggtgtgtgtggtgtgtttgacagtgtgtccttaggtgtgtgtgtggtgtgtttgacagtgtgtctttaggtgtgtgtggtgtgtttgacagtgtgtcctcaggtgtgtgtggtgtgtttgacagtgtgtctttaggtgtgtgtggtgtgtttgacagtgtgtcctcaggtgtgtgtgtcctcactcTGCGGCCCGCTGATGAGCCTCTCCACTCCTTTGATGATCTTGTGTCTGTGTCCGTAGGCGTTGATGCCGATCTCCTTCAGCTCGCGGTGACCCATCTCCACCAGCACATCCAGAGtgatctacacacacacacacacacacacacacacacacacacacacacacacacacacattaatcttaacttgttgtgttcacagcttgttctgctgccccctggtggccacaGTATcagtgaatgcagctttaatgtctGGTCACAGGTTCAGTTTGACCTGTATTACAGTTATTTTTGACACGCAGTATCTTCTCtataaatacaacatttacTGCTTCACGTGTCACTTCTCACTCACTGCTCTgacatcagccaatcagaggtctgacatcatttcctgtcgCTCATGTTGACAGATTTCACACATCACTTTTGTGAAATGGGCTTCAGACTTGTTGTCCGTTTGTACCTCTGCAGTATCTTCCTGAATGTAAGAAATGATGCAAAGAAGGTGACTGAAAAGACTACAAACTGCATAATTCTGTCAGATCTGTTTATTTTCTGGGCTGTGGTCATCACAGGAGGACCATGTTACAGTAAGTAGTGTGACAGCACCATTAGCCTTAATGATCATGTTGTATGACCCATGAACAGGAACTGTTACTGTATGTCGACCACAAACACTGCACCGATGGTCTCACCTGCTCTCTGTCAAAGATCTCCAGAAGATGCTCCAGTCCGAGATTCTTCAAGAACTGAGAGATACTGAGGTCagccactacacacacacacacacacacacacacacacacaggttttatGTGATCACGTCATGATAGAAAGTTTTAAAGGTGCATTGCTTCAGTTGTTGGTGTGTGACCAACAATACAAAGAAAACGTTCCATAGTGGGCGCAGAGGTCAAAACTCCACAGGGTGACTGGACAAGACTGGACAACAAGATAAAAGTTCATTCTGGACCTTGGAAACTAGGAGAGGCAGAAGTGACAGAACCAAGTTAGCGTCACACTAGACAAAGGAGATCCAGAGATATCGTCTTCCTTTCAAAACCTGGCacctgcattacccacaatgcaattcgACTGGTTCATATTGAAATTCAGGTAAGCTATGCTAATAGCGGTTAATGCAGCCTGtaacctgcagcagagatgaggagcagctgcagaggtctggtcaGATCACTTCTTTCCaactgcacaaaaacagctgaCTCAAGTGATATCACTcgaggacatttatcagactttaagcaactttttttcacatatgcagaaGTGCTTTCTAAGACTAGACTCAAACTGAATTTGAGTCAAGTTTAGCAAAAAAAAGGTGATCGTGGTTAAAAGGAACTAACTCATGTTCTGTAAATTCTCAGATAATCCACAGTCTGCCATCGTTTTCATCGGctaaatgaaagtgaaaatggaaGTGAGCCAAGGCTatattagctgctactagcacaGCACACCTAAACCTCTGAGCACACTGTCAGTGGtggagttgcattgtgggtaatgtaggcggCAAGTgttgacaaggaagaagaatgtgtgcaACAGATGATatttctggttctgctgcagcgATTCTGAccctttttctttgtgctgtccATCATGAGTCTGATCATATTATGTTAAAAATTGGTGAAATACTCTTTTAACCGCGTAGTTTTGTTTACCTGAACTGTAACTTAAATTCACGCAGATCAGAAATCACATGTGAATCATTCTGGTAGCTGTCACATGGCTCGTTTTGGAAAGTAGTTTCTGCTTGTGGACTCGTGTTTTATTCTAACTTTCTcaccttcctctttcttctcagcGCCCGATGAGCCCTCGGCCACCGGCAGCAGCGCAGACATCTCAGGAAACGTAGAGGACGATGAAGATGATGGCGGCGGCGAAGATGAGGAGTTTGAAGCTTTAGAGACAGCGGTGGTGTTGCTGTTGGTCGTGGCTGCCATTGTGGTGTCAAGaccagaggagggggaggaagaggaggaggagagaagaggtggGACGACGGCGACAGGTGGAGCGCCAGAGGCCGCCACGCTGATGACCTGAGGTTTATAACAGCcggggagagcagagggaggcatGGCTGCTGTTAACAAAGCCCGAACATCAtcagcctgcaggaggaggaggaggaagaggaacacaAGAAGATGGAGGGCGGGATAAAGaaagaggtggagaagagaaggaggaagagaagaacagtgtgaagaggaagaagattaAGGCAAAAGTAGCAGGAAGAACGTggaggaagaagtggaggagCAAACAGAGGGcaggggaggaagaaagaggcagatagaaggagaaaatgaggaagaggagagcaggacagaaagacaagatgaagaagagagtagagaggaaatgtgagttttttcattttcaaaaacttGTTATTTActcaaaaaagcaaaatgaggtggcgaagaaggaagaggaaataacgatgaggaggagacgaggagaaaggagaagggagaggttggggaagaaagaagaggacagaagaaagagaaaaaatggaaaaggaggaagaagagaaagatgagACGACAAGCAGATGAAgataaaagaaagaggaggttgaagagaagaggagggtagaaagggatgaagaggatggagaaggatgCAGAAGAGGTGGAGAATAACTAGAAAAGGTGAAGaaatgaggaagatgaagctaaaataagacaggaagaagaggaagtgagaggaaaagaagaagacaaaataaaagacccCGAAGTAATGCTCTAATTTTGAGTGGTCCCTTTAAATCAGCGTGAGACGCACCGTGACCAGGTCCAGCGGCGACTGTCCCTCCTGGTTTCGGAGGGTGGGGTCTGCACCGTGAGCCAATAGGAGGGCACACAGCTGCGTCCGGCCCTTCTGAGAGGCCTCGTGCAGCGGCGTGAACGCCCACTTATCGGTGGCGTTGACGCAGGCGTCGAACTTGATGAGCAGGGCGGCCACGTCTACGTGCTGGAAGATCACAACAAGACAAGACGATGAACGGCTCTGAAATAAAAGTCAGTCACGTTTCTGAAGGTCTTTGACTGCTGGATtcaatcaaactgaaaaaattaaaacaaagaggACGAAGAGTCTGCAGCCGTGTGAAGCTCCGGGTAGAGATGAGCGCCGATCATGTGACATCTCCACGTTGACAGCGTGTGTGgtcactctgcagcagcctggtgttgtttgttgtgcagAGATTAAAGAAACTGAAGCAGAAACTTTTCAGCTGTGGACAACAGAGACTGGAAGAAACACTCAGATCCATTTGGAGATCAGTGCCACTGATTTACTGACCCTCCAGATTTAAACACATCGACCGGTGAccaattttcatgaaacttggtggaagtTTGTAGTTTGAACCAAGGAGCCCATTAAATTTTAGAGCAGAAACATTAATTATATTTCACTTTTGTTAATTTTGCGAGATGGAGCATATGGCCTTGGTGGAGTAAATCCAGTAAATAGTAGTAAAGTTCAATTGTGATGAATTCTACAATTGCAGATTGTAGGAATGACATCACAATCCACATTCACAGTACCAGTCTCATGGATTTCTCGTCGTTTGATGGGAGAACTGGTACAACTGGAACTacgcttttttccccctcaaacTAAGGTGTGGCtatggaaatgaaaacaaacacagatcaaGCAACTGATTACAGTTTTACTCACATCCAAACGTGAATTCTAATAGTTCTGGAAATATATCCGGACGTATACAGTGGTAGCAGATTTGCAGATCACAGCGCAGCGGACCACTTCattattattctgttatttCTGCACATGGCGAGTATTTAGTTTGCTCCTGTTGGTCCAGAAACAGACGCTGTTCTGAGACGTCTACTGTCAAACAACTCTCTGTGTGCCGCCTCATTTGAATGAGCCTCCCACCTGTTCatccctctcctcccacctgtgcaggcagacaggtgagaaaagagccaaactgcagctgcactgaaaataatgtgaacaaTGAGAGAGCGAATGGAAACACTgatgagctgagagagagataaagaggtggaggagacggATGAATACAGGATGATGACTCCTCATCAcgggtgtgtgtcagtgtccacTTTTTGTCTCTTCAATCAGCAGCTCATCAATCAGAGGACATtatgaccgtgtgtgtgtgtgtgtgtgtgtgtgtgtgtgtgtgtgtcagagtcgATTCATCTCTTTAAGTCACAGTCAGTTGAATGTCAGCTGACACTCTGGAGTCTGATTTCATACATACAAGCTTTTCCTGGAGATTGTAAAGaacataatgtgtgtgtgtgtgtgtgtgtgtgtgtgtgagagagagagagagagagatccccTCCTCACCCCGTAGGAGGCAGCATTGTGCAGAGGAATGAGTCCTCCTTTATCTTGAGAGTTGACCTCAGCTCCGTGCTGCAGCAGGTACTCCGCCACCTCCAGGTTATTATAGCCcgctgtgacacacacacacacacacacacacacacacacacacacacacacgtacggAGAATTCAGTTCAGGTCTAGACCTCAGTCTGGCCCAAAAAGATCGTacttgagcacacacacacttcagagcGAAGGCTAGCTTTTAGCATCAAGGTTAAACTTCCATTGTTCAGGGTGGGACATGTAGTTGTGatgtctcaggtgtgtgtgtgttctgtaccAGCCAGGTGTAGAGGTGTGGAGTGTCtcccctgtgtgtctctgcagttgACGTTGTCACGCGTGCAGAGTTTCTTCACTCGGGCCAGGCAGCCCTTCTTGGCGGCGTCCAGCAGGGCGGCGTCGCCCCTCAGCAGGTCCTGGATGTCCGTGTCGGCATCCTTCACCAGATCCAGAGGGGTGTTACCGTCCCGGTTCCTCCGGGTCGGATCGGCACCGTGCTGGAAATGACATAACAAACCCTCGTATGTCCTGGCTGAACTCCAATAACAGGCccgtgtcactgtgtgtgtgtgtgtgtgtgtgtgtgtgtgtgtgtgtgtgtgtacctgcagcaGGAGTTTACAGATGTCGTATTTGCCCTTGGCGGCAGCTTCATGCAGCGGTGTGAACTTCCAGAGGTCAGCCACGTTGACCACAGCACCGTGAAGGACCAACAGCTCGGCGACCTCATAGTGACCGTATGAGCAGGCGTTATGGAGAGGAACCAGACCTCTGACAGAGACGGTCAGTGAGTGTCAGTGGACCTCTGCTCTGAACGATGTTTATTCTCTGTgactatttctctctctctgtagcttTCTTGCTAAAATGTAGTAAATCgatttgaatttgatgcatttaaaagaggaaggaagcacACCTTTGGATCATGGCTACGAAGCATTTTACTGCACGCTGTCATCATCACATTCATCATATTCAAGAGTTAGTGATGAAGATGCCCTACATTTCTCACAACCTCATAAAGAAGAAGCTAATGAGATAGACACCCCCTCACCCTTTGTCCTTGGCGTGCACGTCGGCTCCGTGCTGCAGCAGGAACTGGACGACGGCCAGCCGGTTGTAGCCGGCCGCGAAGTGCAGCGGCGTGGACTGTCGACCCTCCACGTCCCTGCAGTTCATGTTCTGCATCGTACAGAGTTTCTACGCAGAGGGGCCGAGGAAAGAACGAACTGAACAAGCTGCAGAAGTCAGACAGTAACTGTGAAGCTCCTGATTTATTTGCTTCTCTTGTTGAGTATGAAAGTATTTTTTAAGGAGTTGCAGCAACATTCATCAGAAAGGTGAATGAGAGATTCTCTCAGTTTAATCATAATATTCAGTCCTTAATGTTACTACACCTGTGGCTTTCCCTCTATGACGAGTCAAGATGTCTTGAAAGAGGTCTTAAAGCTCCACAACACAAGGCTTCAACATAAACTGATGCAGTTGTTGCATAATATATTTTCAGGTAATCCTTTTCTTTTGGGGTCTGTTTACTAGTGGAGTTAAGCTAAGAGGTAAACTAGCCAACTTTGACATTATCTAAATTAAATCAATGAATTGGTTAAATAGCTGTAAACGTAGAATACCTTGACAGTTTCCAGATCTCCTGTTTTGGAGGCTTCCAGCAGCTGTCGATCGACTTCAGAGTTCCCAATCAGAACTCCTTCTGCTGAGACGCACACGgatgaaaaaccaaaaaacaatcATCACAGCTGAAACCACGTGATGGCAACTGTCAGTCACAGGAGCATCAAAGATAAACAGGCTGTAGGTCTCAATGCTAAATGCTCCTGATCATGATGATCTGGGAGGGAGCTGCTGGTTTTCACTGGAGTCACGTCTAACATGCCATCACCGGCGCACCTCGCAGGATCTCCTGCACGCTCTCGTTGCCCAGCTGTGAGGGTGAGAACCCCTGCAGCGACGTGAGCAGCGGGTCGCAGCCGGCGctcagcagcagtctgcaggtctgcaggtggCCGCAGCGAGCGGCTCGATGCAGCGCCGTCTGGCCGAGGCGATCCACCGCGTTCACCTGGAAGGAGGTAGAGGAGGTGAGCCAGACTAGCGGCCACATGTTAAAGGTTAGAAGCATTAAACACTGAAGAGAAGAGAACTGAACATGTTGCAGCTGCTGACCTTGGCTTCATGTTTGACTAACAACTCGATGACGTCGTTGTGTGCTTTTTCTGATGCCAGGTGGAGGGGAGTCATCAGGCTGAGGGAGCACAggaaacatggtgacatcacaacaggaaacatggtgacatcacaacaggaaacatggtgacatcacaacaggaaacatggtgacatcacaacagGCTCAGAAACATAGTGACGTCACAACAGGAAACATAGTGacatcacaacaggaaacatggtgacatcacaacaggaaacatggtgacatcacaacaggaaacatggtgacatcacaacaggaaacatggtgacatcacaacagGCTCAGAAACATAGTGacatcacaacaggaaacatagtgacatcacaacaggaaacacaatgacatcacaacaggaaacatggtgacatcacaacagattcagaaacatggtgacatcacaacaggaaacatggtgacatcacaacagGCTCAGAAACATAGTGACgtcacaacaggaaacagtgacatcacaacagGCTCAGAAACATAGTGacatcacaacaggaaacatggtgacatcacaacaggaaacatgacatCACAACAGGCTCAGAAACATAGTGacatcacaacaggaaacatggtgacatcacaacaggaacatggtgacatcacaacaggaaacatggtgacatcacaacaggaacattgtgacatcacaacagaCTCAGACACACTCGGGACAGACTCGGGACTCACTCCCTAGTCTTGTCGTTGACGTTGGCTCCCTTCCTCAGTAGAAGTTCACACACTTGTTTCCTCTTCAGGTTTGCAGAGGCAGAcgcacagtgctgcagaaatacgaacatttgtgttttgattCTTCACAgtctcaaaatgtaaaaagtggTGAGAAGATAACTTTAATTTCGCTCTTTCTTCATCGTGCAGAGAATGCAGCTTCTTACCAGCGCGGTCTCCTGAGTGTGGGGGTGTTTGAAGTTGATGGTCTCCAGGCTCAGATGCTTCTTGACTCGGACCACGTCGGCCTCCCTGGCTGCCTGCAGCAGGCTGTGACCTCTGAACTCATCTGTCAAAGATCCAACTGAGTCACACACCAATTTATTGAGCATGAACCAAATTAAACCAAATTAGGAACCTAAAACTATCTAAACCTTTTTAGCCTGAAGCGTATTTGTTTACATCTAGATCATGAAACGTCCTGCTGCTTCGCCTGGTAGCACTTCCTGTTCACGCTGTACAGACAACGAGCACCTGAATTACTTTGATCACGAAAATGTTATGAGTGcctttttttatcatttctaaacagatttatgtccatGAATCCTGATTGTGTGAATGGGTTGACAGGtcaggggagggggagggagaatATTACTGCAGGAACGTGTCGTTTTTCTGTGTTATCTGTTCatatctgtctctgtttccatcCCTGACACACAGCGACTGAGCTGCAGAACGCAGAGAGCAACGTACAGGCCAGCCGTTCTTTCAGCAGCGGTGTGGGGGCGAGGTCGATGgagcttttattgtgacagtTGAGGAAGGTGGGGTCGGCTCCAGAGCTCAGCAGGAGGGAACACACctgtacacaaacagacaggtaCGGTGAGTGCATACAGGCTGGACGTAGCAACACAAGAACTTCACAGGATTACTGAGTCTGGTTTTGTATTAACGCTGCCTTTTCCACCGTCAGCACAGCTGGGCTCTGTTTAAAGGGTCTGAGAGGTCCAGCTTTGGTGCTTTGAGAAATATAAACATACTtttctacaaaacaaaaaaaatctttttaaatttaACAGAATAAATCAAAGCTGAATGTTAAAAGTTGTTGAAACATGAGCAACAAAAACTGATcacaaaacatgatgatgaatCTTCTGACCAAACGTTCAACATCAGCTTCACGTTCTTCGTCTTTATTTCAGTCAGTAGCAACGAATCCATGAGATCCAGTGCCGAgaagtatatttactcaagtgctgcacATACACATCATTTTGAGGTGATTGTACTTTCCTTTGAAGCTACTGGACATCactattgtactttttattccactaaaGCTGGAGAAACTCTGATTTTACAGAATGAACATCTTTAAAATAGGATTTATGGGCAAACATTTTAACCTAAAACTGTCCACATCTGTCCACAAATCTCCACAGAGAAGGTGCAGAGAAACTTAACTGGGAGAAGTGAAGTCTCTGAAAAGCTCAGAACGATAACGAGTGCGCGTTATTAACTGTGCTGCAGGTCGAATTAGCATGAACAAAACATTACTGCAGGCATcatgttggggcagcagcatcagagccagcgacaccaacagacttgataagatcatcaagaaggctggctctgtacttggactcagacttgagtcttttgagactgtggtggagaggaggacgctgaataaactgctatccatcatggacaatgatcagcagcctctccatcacacagtggacagacagcggagcaccttctcccacaggctgctacagctccgctgtcgaagggacagatacaggaaatctttcctgccacatgccattattatgtatataattttttactgctcgctattttgatattttattatgtatagtttgttctttatagttgttgttctttacattttttttcacttatttcactgtgtgtaatggtCTATCTATCAGTCAGACCCTGATGTCTGCTCAGAAGACTCCTGCTGAAAACAGCTCCAGCGCCCCCTGCTGCTCAGACTGCTGCTCAGGCTGCAGTTCGTCACTGCTCTCGTTATAATCAGCCGAGGTGAAGTGCGAATTAGAAAAGCATTGTACTGTACCTCAACTCGGTTCTTGGAAGCGGCTTCATGAAGAGGCGTGAACTGCCACAGGTCCATGGCGTTCACACAGGCTCCATGCTGGACACagggacacagacaggaagacgTCTGAGTTTAAAGACAGGAAACTTCAAACCTGTCGACCAGCTACAGCTCCAACACTCAGCTTTCCTTTTAGCTCCACCTTCATGTGTGCGTGACTtcgacctgctggtggtgcacATTATTCATCACCATGCACCTGAATGACGTAATTAAAGTTCTACAAATAagattttaatgaaatcaaattttCATTGTGTCCAGATTTTTTGGAATTGgttgtattaataatctgaatttGCAAagtagtgcagtaaaagtacaacatcTTCatggagcagaagtataaagtagcatgaaatagaaatactgaagtaaagtacaagtagcTCAAAGCTGTTTTAAGCACATTACtttgtaaatgtacttagttgcaTTTCACCACTGCACACAAGGAAAAGATGTGATCCAGTTTTTGTAATTTGATCTGATTGATATTAGACTTCCTGCTCACTCTCCCACAGACGCATtacagctaatgctaatgctaacgcagcagagacatgaacagaaactgaTACGACAAACACCACAAG contains:
- the LOC121625236 gene encoding poly [ADP-ribose] polymerase tankyrase-2-like, with translation MKVPVSGEKIHSEVREGAHGGLLCGAALRGPPLLSGLFKPNTTEHYRTLRGLRRDRTTPTGYRGSSPCMASVAAGFWGSAACCSHSKLSRTSSLKPGRGRSPPSMSSGRRCSGVSGIGGGAVSPGPVLAEVVELGLGSATGEASRELFEACRSGDLERVRKLVSAENVNGRDTAGRKSTPLHFAAGFGRRDVVDFLLQNGANVHARDDGGLISLHNACSFGHADVVSLLLHHGADANARDNWNYTPLHEAAIKGKIDVCIVLLRHGAEPTIRNTDGRTALDLAEPSAKAVLTGEYRKDELLESARSGNEEKLMALLTPLNVNCHASDGRKSTPLHLAAGYNRVKTVQLLLQHGADVHAKDKGDLVPLHNACSYGHYEVTELLVKHGACVNAMDLWQFTPLHEAASKNRVEVCSLLLSSGADPTFLNCHNKSSIDLAPTPLLKERLAYEFRGHSLLQAAREADVVRVKKHLSLETINFKHPHTQETALHCASASANLKRKQVCELLLRKGANVNDKTRDLMTPLHLASEKAHNDVIELLVKHEAKVNAVDRLGQTALHRAARCGHLQTCRLLLSAGCDPLLTSLQGFSPSQLGNESVQEILREGVLIGNSEVDRQLLEASKTGDLETVKKLCTMQNMNCRDVEGRQSTPLHFAAGYNRLAVVQFLLQHGADVHAKDKGGLVPLHNACSYGHYEVAELLVLHGAVVNVADLWKFTPLHEAAAKGKYDICKLLLQHGADPTRRNRDGNTPLDLVKDADTDIQDLLRGDAALLDAAKKGCLARVKKLCTRDNVNCRDTQGRHSTPLHLAAGYNNLEVAEYLLQHGAEVNSQDKGGLIPLHNAASYGHVDVAALLIKFDACVNATDKWAFTPLHEASQKGRTQLCALLLAHGADPTLRNQEGQSPLDLVTADDVRALLTAAMPPSALPGCYKPQVISVAASGAPPVAVVPPLLSSSSSSPSSASNSSSSPPPSSSSSSTFPEMSALLPVAEGSSGAEKKEEVADLSISQFLKNLGLEHLLEIFDREQITLDVLVEMGHRELKEIGINAYGHRHKIIKGVERLISGPQSLNPYLTLNTANSGTILIDLSADDKEFQSVEEEMQSTIREHRDGGHAGGVFNRYTLVKIQKVCNKKLWERYTHRRKEVSEENHNHSNERMLFHGSPFVNAIIHKGFDERHAYIGGMFGAGIYFAENSSKSNQYVYGIGGGTGCPLHKDRSCYVCHRHLLFCRVTLGKSFLQFSAMKMAHSPPGHHSVTGRPSVNGLALAEYVIYRGEQAYPEYLITYQIMKPDESADG